The following proteins come from a genomic window of Solwaraspora sp. WMMA2065:
- a CDS encoding HNH endonuclease family protein has translation MARPTVNVRRTVSAVVAATVAAAVALTVTAVPAQATPPNIPSYSTALSRLNSLTVAAESHQSSYNRSLFPHWITITGSCNTREQVLKRDGSNVVVNSSCAATSGSWYSPFDGATWTQASDVDIDHMVPLAEAWRSGAWAWSTARRQTYANDLGGPELWAVTDNVNQSKGDKDPADWQPPLAAFRCTYARAWIQVKWYYDLTVDSAEKSALSGMLATC, from the coding sequence ATGGCCCGCCCCACCGTCAACGTCCGCCGCACCGTCAGCGCCGTCGTCGCAGCCACGGTCGCCGCCGCCGTCGCCCTCACCGTGACCGCCGTCCCCGCACAGGCCACCCCGCCCAACATCCCGTCCTACAGCACGGCGCTCAGCCGGCTGAACTCGCTGACCGTGGCCGCCGAGTCGCACCAGTCGAGCTACAACCGGTCGCTGTTCCCGCACTGGATCACCATCACCGGCAGCTGCAACACCCGGGAGCAGGTGCTCAAGCGCGACGGCAGCAACGTCGTGGTCAACAGCAGCTGCGCCGCGACCTCCGGGTCCTGGTACAGCCCGTTCGACGGAGCCACCTGGACGCAGGCGTCGGACGTAGACATCGACCACATGGTGCCGCTCGCCGAGGCGTGGCGTTCCGGTGCCTGGGCCTGGTCCACCGCCCGGCGTCAGACGTACGCCAACGACCTCGGCGGGCCGGAGCTCTGGGCGGTCACCGACAACGTCAACCAGTCCAAGGGCGACAAGGACCCGGCCGACTGGCAGCCGCCACTCGCGGCGTTCCGCTGCACCTACGCCCGGGCCTGGATCCAGGTGAAGTGGTACTACGACCTGACAGTGGACAGCGCGGAGAAGTCCGCCCTGTCCGGCATGCTGGCCACCTGCTGA
- a CDS encoding SRPBCC family protein translates to MPVVEAAVTVPVPPDLAFTRSRHGLTMISEYVSYAPPTNVGMKMVRGPWFFEMFAGGWRFAPVCGSGRTVATWRYSFRCRPAPLRPVADRIGVWLLGRDIRRRIAGYAAGCADPEVVAAARRSLSD, encoded by the coding sequence ATGCCTGTGGTGGAAGCAGCGGTCACCGTCCCCGTACCACCAGATCTCGCCTTCACCCGGTCCCGGCACGGTCTGACGATGATCAGCGAGTACGTCTCGTACGCGCCGCCGACCAACGTCGGCATGAAGATGGTGCGTGGTCCGTGGTTCTTCGAGATGTTCGCCGGCGGCTGGCGGTTCGCCCCGGTATGCGGGTCCGGTCGTACGGTGGCGACCTGGCGGTACAGCTTCCGCTGCCGGCCGGCACCGCTGCGCCCGGTCGCCGACCGGATCGGGGTGTGGCTGCTGGGCCGCGACATCCGCCGCCGCATCGCCGGCTACGCGGCCGGTTGCGCCGACCCCGAGGTCGTCGCCGCCGCCCGCCGGTCACTGTCCGACTGA
- a CDS encoding NPP1 family protein: protein MRRSASPNRTAIHGRNWIAAAALSTVLVVAPAAAARAANLPNLPQSAGGYELTFSPAYDYDGDGCYPVAAIAPDGTLNGGLNTTGAVNGNCRDQSDLDRTQTYARSKCNNGWCAIVYASYFEKDQVLQGCCGHRHDWEHVVSWVNQASDRVDYVSRTVHGEVQTYPRSSVRFDGTHPKIVYHKEGAFGSHNFRLANSNDDPPENHYGTWRYPPVVDWNGWPGTALRDRLMTADFGSASIKITDRDDRFRNLLSRSKPAGIPFDPWA from the coding sequence TTGCGTCGATCCGCCAGCCCGAACCGTACCGCGATCCACGGCCGAAACTGGATCGCAGCCGCAGCGCTGTCCACTGTGCTGGTGGTCGCTCCAGCCGCGGCCGCGCGGGCCGCGAACCTGCCCAACCTGCCCCAGTCCGCCGGCGGTTACGAGCTGACGTTCTCGCCGGCGTACGACTACGACGGCGACGGGTGCTATCCGGTAGCGGCGATCGCCCCCGACGGCACCCTCAACGGCGGCCTGAACACCACCGGGGCGGTCAACGGAAACTGCCGCGACCAGTCGGACCTCGACCGGACCCAGACGTACGCCAGGTCGAAGTGCAACAACGGCTGGTGCGCCATCGTGTACGCGAGTTACTTCGAGAAGGACCAGGTCCTGCAGGGCTGCTGCGGTCACCGGCACGACTGGGAGCACGTCGTCTCCTGGGTGAACCAGGCGTCGGACCGGGTCGACTACGTGTCCCGGACGGTGCACGGCGAAGTGCAGACCTATCCGCGGTCCTCGGTGCGGTTCGACGGCACACATCCGAAGATCGTGTACCACAAGGAAGGCGCCTTCGGCTCGCACAACTTCCGGCTGGCGAACAGCAACGACGACCCGCCGGAGAACCACTACGGTACCTGGCGGTACCCGCCGGTCGTCGACTGGAACGGCTGGCCCGGCACGGCGCTGCGGGACCGGTTGATGACGGCCGACTTCGGCTCCGCCAGCATCAAGATCACTGATCGGGACGACCGGTTCCGTAACCTTTTGAGCAGGTCGAAACCGGCAGGTATCCCCTTCGACCCCTGGGCCTGA
- a CDS encoding XRE family transcriptional regulator, with amino-acid sequence MDDDLDHALDSVGPRLRALRKQRETTLAELSAVTGISVSTLSRLESGTRRPTLELLLPLARAHGVSLDELVDAPPTGDPRIHLRPVSRFGMTVLPLSQRAGGIQAYKLIIPTRSPRREPELKTHEGYEWLYVLDGRLRVLLGEHDLILAPGEAAEFDTRVPHWFGAVGDEPVEFLSLFGQQGERAHLRARPRERARDRERAGERAREGGRP; translated from the coding sequence ATGGACGACGACCTCGACCATGCCCTCGACTCGGTCGGCCCCCGGCTGCGGGCGCTGCGCAAACAGCGCGAGACGACCCTCGCCGAGTTGTCGGCAGTCACCGGCATCTCGGTTAGCACCCTGTCCCGGCTGGAATCCGGCACCCGCCGACCCACCCTGGAGCTGCTGCTACCCCTCGCTCGCGCCCACGGGGTCAGCCTGGACGAACTGGTCGACGCGCCGCCGACCGGCGACCCACGCATCCACCTGCGGCCGGTCAGCCGCTTCGGGATGACCGTTCTTCCGCTCAGCCAGCGGGCCGGCGGTATCCAGGCGTACAAGCTGATCATCCCGACACGCAGCCCACGCCGCGAGCCTGAGCTGAAGACCCACGAAGGCTACGAATGGCTGTACGTCCTCGACGGGCGGCTGCGTGTCCTGCTCGGTGAGCACGATCTGATCCTGGCTCCCGGCGAGGCGGCGGAGTTCGACACCAGGGTGCCGCACTGGTTCGGCGCGGTCGGTGATGAGCCGGTCGAGTTCCTCAGCCTCTTCGGCCAGCAGGGCGAACGCGCCCACCTGCGGGCCCGCCCCCGGGAGCGAGCGCGGGATCGGGAGCGGGCTGGGGAACGGGCCAGGGAGGGTGGCAGGCCCTGA
- a CDS encoding DUF1707 domain-containing protein: protein MDPATHSSDDHLRVSDTEREQVVELLGQATAEGRLTLDEYADRATEAHQAKTRGELARLTADLPIEPSGGLPVAAGPGALAARGPAYPAVPGSGATLPAPVERMVAIFGDEVRKGHWLVPDRVEARAVFGDCKIELQDAQIQHQVTTIEATAIFGSVTVYVPEGVDVRMTGTAVFGDKKSKLTAPPRPGAPVIQVVCNVIFGSVVVRPPKRKWW, encoded by the coding sequence GTGGACCCGGCGACCCATTCCAGCGACGATCACCTGCGCGTCTCGGACACCGAGCGGGAGCAGGTGGTGGAGTTGCTCGGCCAGGCGACCGCGGAAGGCCGCCTGACCCTCGACGAGTACGCCGACCGGGCCACTGAGGCGCATCAGGCCAAGACCCGGGGTGAGCTGGCCCGGCTCACCGCCGACCTGCCCATCGAGCCGTCTGGTGGGCTGCCGGTCGCCGCCGGGCCGGGTGCGCTGGCGGCGCGCGGTCCGGCGTATCCGGCGGTGCCGGGCAGCGGCGCGACGCTGCCCGCCCCGGTGGAGCGGATGGTGGCGATCTTCGGCGACGAGGTGCGCAAGGGACACTGGCTGGTGCCGGACCGGGTGGAGGCACGGGCGGTCTTCGGCGACTGCAAGATCGAGTTGCAGGACGCCCAGATCCAGCATCAGGTGACCACGATCGAGGCGACCGCCATCTTCGGCTCGGTCACGGTGTACGTGCCGGAGGGGGTCGACGTCCGGATGACCGGCACGGCGGTGTTCGGCGACAAGAAGTCGAAGCTGACCGCACCGCCCCGGCCCGGTGCCCCGGTCATCCAGGTGGTCTGCAACGTGATCTTCGGCTCGGTCGTGGTGCGTCCACCGAAGCGCAAATGGTGGTGA
- a CDS encoding helix-turn-helix transcriptional regulator, producing MTSTVYARELADFLRNRRSRLRPEEIGLAPGPRRRVAGLRREELALLAGVSTDYYQRLEQGRDVRPSDDVLTGIARALALNAEETRHLRALARRAQQPPKPRRRARETVPESTCRLLHSLHTPAVVVSRHLDLLAWNAMAAALYPGIGPANALIDMFDHAQAHGRCPGWEETVLDYLGFLRAAVAADPEHPRAREIVGTLSIRSEEFRQLWARHEVRESVSGSKTFPHPLVGDLRLDWDAFTPPGRSGPILIVYTAAPGSADAERLQLLGAYAS from the coding sequence GTGACGAGCACGGTCTACGCCCGCGAGCTGGCCGACTTCCTCCGAAACCGCCGCTCCCGGCTGCGGCCCGAGGAGATCGGGCTGGCACCCGGCCCGCGTCGGCGGGTCGCCGGCCTGCGCCGTGAGGAGCTGGCGCTGCTCGCCGGGGTGAGCACCGACTACTACCAGCGGCTGGAGCAGGGCCGCGACGTGCGCCCCTCCGACGACGTACTGACCGGCATCGCCCGCGCGCTCGCGCTCAACGCCGAGGAGACCCGCCACCTGCGCGCCCTGGCCCGCCGGGCACAGCAGCCACCGAAACCACGACGGCGTGCCCGCGAGACCGTTCCGGAGAGCACCTGCCGGCTGCTGCACAGCCTGCACACCCCGGCCGTGGTGGTCAGCCGGCACCTGGACCTGCTGGCCTGGAACGCCATGGCTGCCGCCCTCTACCCGGGTATCGGGCCGGCCAACGCGCTGATCGACATGTTCGACCATGCGCAGGCGCACGGCCGCTGTCCCGGCTGGGAGGAGACGGTGCTGGACTATCTGGGCTTCCTGCGGGCGGCGGTCGCCGCTGACCCGGAGCACCCACGCGCCCGGGAGATCGTCGGCACGCTCAGCATCCGCAGCGAGGAGTTCCGCCAGCTCTGGGCCCGCCACGAGGTGCGTGAGTCGGTCAGCGGCAGCAAGACGTTCCCGCATCCACTGGTCGGTGACCTGCGGCTGGACTGGGACGCCTTCACCCCGCCAGGACGCTCCGGCCCGATCCTGATCGTCTACACCGCCGCGCCGGGCAGCGCCGACGCTGAACGGCTGCAACTGCTCGGCGCGTACGCGAGCTGA
- a CDS encoding MarR family transcriptional regulator, translated as MTVRPAGPEADQGTRGPDDPPELTDYFRQLLWQRHIVGLCRAGAAATRIGEAAAARTGRNLTQFLVLGMLDATGPRSQQELSDGLRTDRTTMVGTVDALERAGLVTRQRNPTNRRAYIVTISPAGRAALATISADAATLEARFFERLTADERDQLVGLIGKLLIGAD; from the coding sequence GTGACGGTGAGGCCAGCAGGACCGGAAGCGGATCAAGGGACGCGCGGTCCCGACGATCCGCCGGAGCTCACGGACTACTTCCGTCAGCTGCTGTGGCAACGGCACATCGTCGGTCTCTGCCGGGCCGGGGCGGCGGCGACCCGCATCGGTGAGGCCGCCGCCGCGCGGACCGGCCGTAACCTCACCCAGTTCCTGGTGCTGGGCATGCTCGACGCCACCGGTCCCCGTTCCCAGCAGGAGCTCAGCGACGGGTTACGGACCGACCGGACCACGATGGTCGGCACGGTCGACGCGTTGGAACGCGCCGGTCTGGTCACCCGGCAGCGCAATCCGACCAACCGGCGGGCGTACATCGTCACCATCAGCCCGGCCGGTCGGGCGGCCCTCGCGACGATCTCGGCCGACGCGGCGACCCTCGAGGCCCGGTTCTTCGAGCGGCTCACCGCCGACGAGCGGGACCAGTTGGTCGGCCTGATCGGCAAGCTACTGATCGGTGCCGACTAG
- the rocD gene encoding ornithine--oxo-acid transaminase, with product MVDGMLRTPGAVRDAERWTAHNYHPLPVVISEAAGAWVTDVDGRRYLDCLAGYSALNFGHRHPTLTAAAHAQLDRLTLTSRAFSHDRFADFCRELAELCGKDMVLPMNTGAEAVETAIKVARKWGYQVKGVPDGQATIVVTDGNFHGRTTTIVSFSTDAEARDGFGPYTPGFRIVPYGDLAALADAIDETCVAVLLEPIQGEQGVVVPPDGYLTGVRDLCTRNDVLLLADEIQSGLGRTGATFACDHEGVVPDMYILGKALGGGIVPVSAVVADRPVLGVLRPGEHGSTFGGNALACAVATEVVRLLATGEYQRRSAELGTRLHAGLDALRDEGRLLAVRGRGLWAGLDLDPRRTTGRQACERLAERGVLAKDTHGATIRLAPPLVADASDVDFAIEQLSHVLR from the coding sequence ATCGTCGACGGGATGCTGCGGACGCCGGGGGCGGTACGCGACGCCGAACGCTGGACCGCGCACAACTACCACCCGCTGCCGGTGGTGATCAGCGAGGCCGCCGGTGCCTGGGTCACCGACGTCGACGGCCGGCGCTACCTCGACTGCCTGGCCGGCTACTCGGCGCTCAACTTCGGCCACCGGCATCCGACGTTGACCGCCGCCGCGCACGCCCAGCTGGACCGGCTCACCCTGACCAGTCGGGCGTTCAGCCACGACCGGTTCGCCGACTTCTGCCGGGAGCTGGCCGAGCTGTGCGGCAAGGACATGGTGCTGCCGATGAACACCGGCGCCGAGGCGGTGGAGACCGCGATCAAGGTCGCCCGCAAATGGGGCTACCAGGTCAAGGGCGTACCGGACGGGCAGGCCACCATCGTCGTGACCGACGGCAACTTCCACGGCCGGACCACGACGATCGTCAGCTTCTCCACCGACGCCGAGGCCCGCGACGGCTTCGGGCCGTACACCCCGGGGTTCCGGATCGTGCCGTACGGCGACCTCGCCGCGCTGGCCGACGCGATCGACGAGACCTGCGTCGCGGTGCTGCTGGAACCGATCCAGGGCGAGCAGGGCGTGGTGGTGCCGCCGGACGGCTACCTGACCGGGGTACGGGACCTGTGCACCCGCAACGACGTGCTGCTGCTCGCCGACGAGATCCAGTCCGGCCTGGGCCGCACCGGGGCGACGTTCGCCTGCGACCACGAGGGCGTGGTGCCGGACATGTACATCCTCGGCAAGGCGCTCGGCGGCGGCATCGTGCCGGTATCGGCGGTGGTCGCCGACCGGCCGGTGCTCGGCGTGCTGCGCCCCGGCGAACACGGCTCGACGTTCGGCGGCAACGCTCTCGCCTGCGCGGTCGCCACCGAGGTGGTGCGGCTGCTGGCCACCGGCGAGTACCAGCGGCGCTCGGCGGAGCTGGGTACCCGACTGCACGCCGGGCTCGACGCGCTGCGCGACGAGGGACGGCTGCTCGCCGTCCGAGGTCGCGGGCTGTGGGCCGGGCTGGACCTGGACCCACGGCGGACGACCGGTCGGCAGGCCTGCGAACGGCTCGCCGAACGGGGCGTACTGGCCAAGGACACCCACGGTGCGACGATCCGGCTGGCTCCACCGCTGGTCGCCGATGCTTCCGACGTGGACTTCGCCATCGAACAGCTTTCCCACGTGCTGCGCTGA
- the ddaH gene encoding dimethylargininase: MHATRRQYLMCRPTYFAVEYAINPWMDPARPVDRELAIAQWDQLRRTYLELGHTVDEIEPLPGLPDMVFAANGATVIDSRALAVQFREPQRADEAPAYRDWLEQAGFPVHEAKHVNEGEGDLLVVGDYLLAGTGFRTSHAAHAHAQEVFGRPVVTLQLVDPCFYHLDTALAVIDERTIAYLPEAFSPGSQAVLRRLFPDAVTASLADAAAFGLNAVSDGRHVVLPVQADGLAAALRERGYHPIGVDLSELRKAGGGPKCCTLELRGSSR; this comes from the coding sequence ATGCACGCCACCCGCCGGCAGTACCTGATGTGCCGGCCGACGTACTTCGCCGTGGAATACGCGATCAACCCGTGGATGGACCCGGCCCGCCCCGTCGACCGGGAGCTGGCGATCGCGCAGTGGGACCAGCTGCGCCGGACCTACCTGGAACTGGGCCACACCGTCGATGAGATCGAGCCGTTGCCCGGCCTGCCCGACATGGTCTTCGCCGCCAACGGCGCCACCGTCATCGACAGCCGGGCCCTGGCCGTGCAGTTCCGCGAGCCGCAGCGGGCCGACGAGGCACCCGCCTACCGCGACTGGCTGGAGCAGGCCGGCTTCCCGGTGCACGAGGCCAAACACGTCAACGAAGGCGAAGGCGACCTCCTGGTGGTCGGCGACTACCTGCTGGCCGGCACCGGATTCCGCACCTCGCACGCTGCGCACGCCCACGCCCAGGAGGTGTTCGGCCGCCCGGTGGTCACCCTGCAACTGGTCGACCCGTGCTTCTACCACCTGGACACGGCACTCGCCGTGATCGACGAGCGGACCATCGCGTACCTGCCGGAGGCGTTCTCGCCCGGCAGTCAGGCGGTGCTGCGCCGGCTGTTCCCGGACGCCGTCACTGCCAGCCTGGCCGACGCCGCCGCGTTCGGCCTCAACGCGGTCAGCGACGGCCGGCACGTGGTGCTGCCGGTGCAGGCCGACGGGCTGGCGGCGGCGCTGCGCGAACGCGGCTACCACCCGATCGGGGTCGACCTGTCCGAGCTGCGCAAGGCTGGCGGCGGCCCGAAATGCTGCACCCTGGAGCTGAGGGGGTCGAGCCGATGA
- a CDS encoding DUF72 domain-containing protein — MWTHRSWQGRLIAHPLPPAERLRHYATWCTAVEGNTTFYATPTRETVATWAAQTAPDFRFVLKLPKTVTHDHRLTEAHAPLHAFLDAIAPLGPRTHAIWAQLPASFGPDDVPVLARFLRRLPRDHRYAVEVRHPAFFTDPAATRLLEGVLSDVDAEWVPFDTTTFFAAGPTSDAERDAWVKKPRAPLRTRALTDRPIVRYLGRDDVEQTVAGWRRWVEASVAWLRQGCSPTVFIHTPDNADAPALARRFHDEVRATLPQLDRLPEPIPAQPLTLF, encoded by the coding sequence ATGTGGACACACAGGTCCTGGCAGGGACGGCTGATCGCGCACCCGCTGCCGCCGGCCGAGCGGCTGCGCCACTACGCCACCTGGTGCACCGCCGTCGAAGGCAACACCACCTTCTACGCCACCCCGACCCGGGAGACCGTGGCCACCTGGGCAGCACAGACCGCCCCAGACTTCCGCTTCGTACTCAAACTGCCGAAGACCGTCACCCACGACCACCGGCTCACCGAAGCCCACGCACCGTTGCACGCCTTCCTCGACGCGATCGCCCCGCTCGGGCCGCGTACCCATGCGATCTGGGCCCAACTGCCGGCGTCGTTCGGCCCTGACGACGTGCCCGTCCTGGCCCGCTTCCTGCGCCGGCTCCCCCGCGACCACCGGTACGCGGTCGAAGTCCGCCACCCGGCGTTCTTCACCGACCCGGCCGCGACCCGGCTGCTCGAAGGGGTGCTGAGCGACGTTGACGCCGAGTGGGTGCCGTTCGACACCACGACGTTCTTCGCCGCCGGGCCGACCAGCGACGCCGAACGCGACGCCTGGGTCAAGAAGCCCCGCGCCCCGCTGCGCACCCGGGCACTGACCGACCGGCCGATCGTGCGCTACCTCGGCCGCGACGACGTCGAGCAGACCGTCGCCGGCTGGCGACGCTGGGTCGAGGCATCGGTGGCCTGGCTGCGGCAGGGCTGCTCGCCGACGGTGTTCATCCACACCCCGGACAACGCCGACGCGCCGGCCCTGGCCCGCCGCTTCCACGACGAGGTACGGGCCACGCTGCCGCAGCTCGACCGGCTACCCGAACCGATCCCGGCACAGCCGCTGACCCTGTTCTGA
- a CDS encoding FAD-dependent oxidoreductase — MAQRMVVIGGDAAGMSAASQARQLRGPDELSIVAFERGRFTSYSACGIPYWISGLVDDPQELIVRDPETFRRDHHIDVRIRHEVTRIDLAAREVVATSFGDGGREVREPFDTLVYATGAAPAQPPWAGNAASGVFGVQTLDDGAALRDWLDQEPVPRRAVVVGGGYIGVEMAEALIRRGLAVTLVERSPQPMSTVDPDMGALVRSALVGLGIDVRTGVSVTGLHERDGRVCEVLTDEGAVPADVVVLGLGVRPNSGLAEQAGLPIGVTGGVRTDLQMRVVGVPDVWAAGDCVETFHRVSGQPVHIPLGTHANKQGRVAGINIGGRYATFPGVIGTAITKVCDLEVARTGLLEREAAKAGYAYVSATVESSNRAGYFPGAAPMTIKLIAEQHTGQLLGGQIVGTSEAAKRIDVLSVAVWNRMSVAEMTALDLGYAPPYSPVWDPVLVAARRANDAVANTP, encoded by the coding sequence ATGGCGCAACGGATGGTGGTGATCGGCGGTGACGCGGCCGGCATGTCGGCCGCGTCCCAGGCCCGGCAGCTGCGGGGCCCCGACGAGCTGAGCATCGTCGCGTTCGAGCGGGGCCGGTTCACCTCGTACTCGGCCTGCGGGATCCCGTACTGGATCTCCGGCCTGGTCGACGACCCGCAGGAGCTGATCGTCCGCGATCCGGAGACGTTCCGCCGCGACCACCACATCGACGTGCGTATCCGGCATGAGGTCACCCGGATCGACCTGGCCGCGCGGGAGGTGGTGGCCACGTCGTTCGGCGACGGCGGGCGGGAGGTCCGCGAGCCGTTCGACACCCTGGTGTACGCCACCGGAGCGGCGCCGGCGCAGCCGCCGTGGGCGGGCAACGCCGCCTCCGGCGTGTTCGGGGTGCAGACCCTCGACGACGGCGCGGCGCTACGGGACTGGCTCGACCAGGAACCGGTGCCGCGCCGGGCGGTGGTGGTCGGCGGCGGGTACATCGGGGTGGAAATGGCCGAGGCGTTGATCCGGCGTGGCCTGGCGGTGACGCTGGTGGAGCGCAGCCCACAGCCGATGTCCACTGTCGACCCAGACATGGGGGCGCTGGTCCGCTCGGCGCTGGTCGGGCTCGGCATCGACGTGCGTACCGGCGTATCGGTCACCGGTCTGCACGAGCGGGACGGGCGGGTCTGCGAGGTGCTGACCGACGAAGGCGCGGTGCCGGCCGACGTCGTGGTGCTGGGCCTGGGCGTACGGCCGAACTCCGGGCTCGCCGAGCAGGCCGGCCTGCCGATCGGCGTCACCGGCGGCGTCCGTACCGATCTGCAGATGCGGGTGGTCGGGGTGCCCGACGTGTGGGCGGCCGGCGACTGCGTCGAGACCTTCCACCGGGTCAGCGGGCAGCCGGTGCACATCCCGCTGGGCACCCACGCCAACAAGCAGGGCCGGGTCGCCGGAATCAACATCGGTGGCAGGTACGCCACCTTCCCCGGGGTGATCGGCACCGCGATCACCAAGGTCTGTGACCTGGAGGTGGCCCGCACCGGGCTGCTCGAACGTGAGGCGGCGAAAGCCGGGTACGCCTACGTCAGCGCCACCGTGGAGTCGAGCAACCGGGCCGGCTACTTCCCCGGTGCCGCCCCGATGACCATCAAGCTGATCGCCGAGCAGCACACCGGGCAGCTGCTGGGTGGGCAGATCGTCGGTACGTCGGAGGCTGCGAAGCGGATCGACGTCCTGTCGGTCGCGGTGTGGAACCGGATGTCGGTGGCCGAGATGACCGCCCTCGACCTGGGCTACGCCCCGCCGTACTCGCCGGTCTGGGATCCGGTGCTGGTCGCCGCCCGACGGGCCAACGACGCCGTCGCCAACACCCCGTGA
- a CDS encoding DNA-formamidopyrimidine glycosylase family protein: MPEGHTIHRLAAHHHAVLGGAQVVATSPQGRFTAGAAQLTGATLAATEAYGKHLLHHYRGGPGGGILHVHLGLYGTVADGPGQPPAPVGQIRLRLVGGPAVAADGPSATAGVTDRRHWLDLRGPAACELLTEAEADALRDRLGADPLRDDADPDTAGGRIRRSVRPLGALLLDQTIVAGVGLVYATEVLFRAGIAPTTPGRRLTADQWQRIWADLVTLMRIGVRRGRIDTVRDEHLPEAMGRAPRNDRHGGEVYVYRRAGQPCLCCGTTVAAGALAARNTYWCPTCQPG; this comes from the coding sequence ATGCCCGAGGGCCACACCATCCACCGGCTGGCCGCCCACCACCACGCCGTACTCGGCGGAGCGCAGGTCGTCGCGACCAGCCCGCAGGGTCGGTTCACCGCCGGCGCCGCCCAACTCACCGGCGCCACCCTCGCCGCCACCGAGGCGTACGGCAAGCATCTGCTGCACCACTACCGGGGCGGTCCGGGAGGCGGCATCCTGCACGTGCATCTGGGCCTCTACGGCACCGTCGCCGACGGGCCGGGACAGCCGCCCGCACCGGTCGGGCAGATCCGGCTGCGGCTGGTCGGCGGGCCGGCAGTGGCAGCCGACGGACCGTCCGCGACAGCCGGCGTAACCGACCGCCGACACTGGCTGGACCTGCGCGGACCGGCCGCCTGCGAACTGCTCACCGAGGCCGAGGCCGACGCCCTGCGGGACCGGCTCGGCGCCGACCCGCTGCGCGACGACGCCGACCCGGACACCGCCGGCGGACGGATCCGGCGCAGCGTCAGGCCGCTCGGCGCGTTGCTGCTCGACCAGACGATCGTCGCCGGGGTCGGCCTGGTCTACGCCACCGAGGTGCTGTTCCGGGCCGGGATCGCGCCGACCACGCCTGGCCGGCGGCTGACCGCCGACCAGTGGCAGCGGATCTGGGCCGACCTGGTCACCCTGATGCGGATCGGGGTGCGTCGGGGCCGGATCGACACCGTCCGCGACGAGCACCTGCCGGAGGCGATGGGCCGGGCGCCGCGCAACGACCGGCACGGTGGGGAGGTGTACGTCTACCGGCGTGCCGGCCAACCCTGCCTGTGCTGCGGCACCACCGTGGCCGCCGGAGCGCTGGCCGCCCGCAACACCTACTGGTGTCCGACCTGCCAACCGGGCTGA
- a CDS encoding SelT/SelW/SelH family protein, whose protein sequence is MTTTKQPRLEIEYCTQCRWMLRAAWTAQELLTTFALRLGEVALVPGTGGVFEVRLDGETIWSRGESGFPGIPELKRLVRDRIAPDLSLGHTDRALPHGL, encoded by the coding sequence GTGACCACTACCAAACAGCCACGGTTGGAGATCGAGTACTGCACGCAGTGCCGCTGGATGCTGCGCGCCGCATGGACGGCTCAGGAGCTGCTCACCACATTCGCGCTGCGGCTCGGTGAGGTGGCGCTGGTGCCGGGCACCGGCGGAGTGTTCGAGGTCAGGCTGGACGGTGAGACGATCTGGTCGCGCGGGGAGAGCGGCTTCCCAGGAATCCCCGAGCTGAAAAGACTGGTACGGGACCGCATCGCGCCCGATCTCAGCCTCGGCCACACCGACCGGGCCCTGCCGCACGGGCTCTGA